From Salipiger profundus, a single genomic window includes:
- a CDS encoding enoyl-CoA hydratase/isomerase family protein, giving the protein MTDIHIRKQGRAGRITLTRPRALNALTYDMCMAIEAALDEWRDDDAVSLVLLDAEGDKAFCAGGDIAEIYRQGKAGDFDTGRRFWRDEYRMNAKLAEYAKPIVSFLNGFVMGGGVGLGGHVSHRVVGESAQIAMPECGIGFVPDVGGSLLLSRAPGRLGVYLGLTAARMGPADALHANFADVFLPEEKWEGIKTELADTGDLEALEEDGYPLPESPLAAAQPEIDRLFAAGDLAGIATALEGAEGELAARARKAVGRNSPLSMAVTLEMLRRLRAEADPDIRTALRQEYRVSHRIASEGDFLEGVRAQIIDKDRDPHWRLALDEVTPETVAAMLAPLGEDELAL; this is encoded by the coding sequence ATGACAGACATCCACATCCGAAAGCAGGGCCGCGCCGGGCGCATCACCCTCACCCGCCCCAGGGCGCTCAACGCGCTGACCTATGACATGTGCATGGCGATCGAGGCCGCGCTCGACGAGTGGCGTGACGACGACGCCGTCTCGCTCGTGCTTCTCGACGCCGAGGGCGACAAGGCATTCTGCGCCGGCGGCGACATCGCCGAGATCTACCGGCAGGGCAAGGCCGGCGACTTCGACACCGGCCGGCGGTTCTGGCGCGACGAATACCGGATGAACGCGAAGCTCGCTGAATACGCCAAGCCCATCGTCAGCTTCCTGAACGGCTTCGTCATGGGCGGTGGCGTCGGGCTCGGCGGCCATGTCTCGCACCGCGTGGTCGGCGAAAGTGCCCAGATCGCCATGCCCGAATGCGGCATCGGCTTCGTTCCCGACGTCGGCGGCTCGCTGCTGCTGTCACGCGCGCCCGGGCGGCTGGGCGTCTACCTCGGCCTTACCGCCGCGCGCATGGGCCCCGCCGACGCGCTCCACGCCAATTTCGCGGATGTCTTCCTGCCCGAGGAGAAGTGGGAAGGCATCAAGACCGAGCTTGCCGACACCGGCGATCTCGAGGCGCTCGAAGAGGACGGCTACCCGCTGCCCGAAAGCCCGCTCGCCGCCGCCCAGCCCGAGATCGACCGGCTTTTCGCAGCCGGCGACCTTGCCGGGATCGCCACCGCCCTGGAGGGGGCCGAGGGCGAGCTCGCGGCACGTGCCCGCAAGGCGGTCGGGCGCAACTCGCCGCTCTCGATGGCGGTGACGCTCGAGATGCTGCGCCGGCTCCGGGCGGAGGCCGACCCCGACATTCGCACCGCATTGCGACAGGAATACCGCGTCTCGCACCGCATCGCATCCGAAGGCGACTTCCTCGAAGGCGTGCGCGCGCAGATCATCGACAAGGACCGCGATCCGCACTGGCGGCTCGCGCTCGACGAGGTGACCCCCGAGACGGTCGCCGCCATGCTGGCCCCGCTCGGAGAGGATGAACTGGCGCTCTAG
- the nadA gene encoding quinolinate synthase NadA, whose protein sequence is MLDQTTIAATLAQHYDLAPSTEAAERLADRYAQMRRVVSPADWAVHAPYVEAIERLKAERNAVILAHNYMTPQIYHGIADVVGDSLQLAIEATRVEAEVIVQCGVHFMAETSKILNPAKTVLIPDMEAGCSLAESITPEDIAEMRRRHPGAPVVTYVNTSAEVKAASDICCTSSNAAKIVAALEAETVIMTPDKYLAQNVAKQVPDKEIVWYDGRCIVHERFTAEELRDFREWQPDTRIIAHPECPPDVVAEADFSGSTSGIIDYVTREQPQKAMLVTECSMASNISDALPGIEFVGPCNMCPYMKMITLEKVLWSLHTMDGAVEVDPSVAEGARQAVQRMIDLSQRAG, encoded by the coding sequence ATGCTCGACCAGACCACCATCGCCGCGACCCTTGCGCAGCACTACGATCTTGCCCCCTCGACCGAGGCTGCGGAGCGGCTCGCGGACCGGTATGCGCAGATGCGCCGGGTGGTCTCGCCCGCGGACTGGGCAGTGCACGCGCCCTACGTCGAGGCGATCGAGCGGCTCAAGGCCGAGCGCAACGCGGTGATCCTCGCGCACAACTACATGACGCCGCAGATCTACCACGGCATCGCCGACGTGGTGGGCGACAGCCTGCAACTCGCCATCGAGGCGACGCGGGTCGAGGCCGAGGTGATCGTGCAGTGCGGCGTGCACTTCATGGCCGAGACCTCGAAGATCCTGAACCCCGCCAAGACGGTGCTGATCCCCGACATGGAGGCCGGCTGCTCGCTGGCCGAGAGCATCACCCCCGAGGACATCGCCGAAATGCGCCGCCGCCATCCGGGCGCGCCGGTGGTGACCTACGTGAACACCTCGGCCGAGGTGAAGGCAGCGTCGGACATCTGCTGCACCTCGTCCAATGCCGCCAAGATCGTCGCCGCGCTCGAGGCCGAGACGGTCATCATGACGCCCGACAAGTATCTTGCGCAGAACGTGGCAAAGCAGGTGCCCGATAAAGAGATCGTCTGGTACGACGGCCGCTGCATCGTGCACGAACGTTTCACCGCCGAAGAGCTGCGCGACTTCCGCGAGTGGCAGCCCGACACCCGCATCATCGCCCACCCCGAGTGCCCGCCCGACGTGGTGGCCGAGGCCGATTTCTCGGGCTCGACCAGCGGCATCATCGACTACGTGACCCGCGAGCAGCCGCAGAAGGCAATGCTCGTGACCGAGTGCTCGATGGCCTCGAACATCTCGGATGCGCTGCCCGGGATCGAGTTCGTGGGCCCGTGCAACATGTGCCCCTACATGAAGATGATCACGCTGGAAAAGGTGCTCTGGTCGCTGCACACGATGGACGGCGCGGTCGAGGTCGACCCCTCTGTCGCCGAGGGCGCGCGACAGGCGGTGCAACGCATGATCGACCTGTCGCAACGCGCGGGCTGA
- the ftsH gene encoding ATP-dependent zinc metalloprotease FtsH — translation MDDREPRRNDKQKAPDWGPWVPIFAWLLLGMTLLAIFQDAPAPRSTTVPYSEIKEMIRDGEVRQALLKEYEIIVDSTAPDTGAPQRFRAVAPAQGDPELLPLLEQQGVEVSAEAPPQLMLLSIVFPWMLIIALYFWLQRRHSGPYGGLGGARTGGLFSGRFSTPAKSATRTTFDDVAGQDQAKREVAELVEFLREPERFQRVGAEVPHGVLLMGPPGTGKTLLAKALAGEADVPFFSTSGSEFIEVFVGVGAGRVRKMFEAARKAAPAVIFIDELDSIGRTRGTGLGGGHDEREQTLNQILAELDGFGGKEAVVVLAATNRPDVLDPALLRPGRFDRHVTLNLPDRTARRAILDIHAGGLPIDAPEALDEIADGTPGFSGADLRNLLNEAAINAARRRATSITGADLQEARDKVMMGTVRTLAIQPDEKHRLAVHEAGHTVAAFFSPGADPLYKVTIIPRGRSLGGTHMLEREEHHTLPERYLRTQLVIMLAGRAAERRLLGSVSSGADDDIKRATGLARAMVARWGMSDTIGPVNLRQSEDHPFLGQSMAQPREHADATAAKVDQAVSDLLLQSEATASDLIGQHEDGMRALVAALEDKEILGIDEIEACLRPKARTRLVR, via the coding sequence ATGGACGATCGCGAGCCGCGTCGGAACGACAAGCAAAAGGCGCCGGACTGGGGGCCGTGGGTGCCGATCTTCGCGTGGCTGCTCCTCGGCATGACGCTGCTCGCGATCTTCCAGGATGCGCCCGCGCCGCGGTCGACGACCGTTCCCTATAGCGAAATCAAGGAGATGATCCGCGACGGCGAGGTCCGTCAGGCGCTTCTCAAGGAATACGAGATCATCGTCGACAGCACCGCCCCGGACACCGGCGCACCGCAGCGCTTCCGGGCGGTCGCGCCGGCGCAGGGCGATCCCGAGCTGCTGCCGCTGCTTGAACAGCAGGGTGTCGAGGTTTCGGCCGAGGCGCCGCCGCAGCTCATGCTGCTGAGTATCGTCTTCCCGTGGATGCTCATCATCGCCCTCTACTTCTGGCTGCAAAGACGGCACTCCGGGCCCTACGGCGGGCTCGGCGGGGCGCGGACGGGCGGGCTCTTCAGCGGCCGTTTCTCGACCCCGGCGAAGTCCGCCACGCGCACCACCTTCGACGATGTCGCCGGGCAGGACCAGGCCAAGAGGGAGGTCGCCGAGCTGGTGGAGTTCCTGCGCGAGCCGGAGCGCTTCCAGCGCGTCGGCGCCGAGGTGCCGCACGGGGTGCTGCTGATGGGGCCTCCGGGCACCGGCAAGACGCTGCTCGCCAAGGCACTGGCCGGCGAGGCCGACGTGCCCTTCTTCTCGACCTCCGGTTCCGAGTTCATCGAGGTCTTCGTCGGCGTCGGCGCCGGCCGGGTCCGCAAGATGTTCGAGGCCGCGCGCAAGGCCGCGCCGGCGGTGATCTTCATCGACGAGCTCGACAGCATCGGGCGGACACGCGGCACCGGCCTCGGCGGCGGTCACGACGAGCGCGAGCAGACGCTGAACCAGATCCTTGCCGAGCTCGACGGCTTCGGCGGCAAGGAAGCCGTCGTCGTGCTGGCGGCGACCAACCGGCCCGACGTGCTCGACCCGGCGCTGCTCAGGCCGGGGCGGTTCGACCGGCACGTGACGCTCAACCTGCCGGACCGGACGGCGCGGCGCGCCATTCTCGACATCCATGCCGGCGGCCTGCCGATCGACGCACCGGAGGCGCTGGACGAGATCGCCGACGGCACACCGGGCTTCTCGGGCGCCGACCTCAGGAACCTCTTGAACGAGGCCGCCATCAATGCCGCCCGCCGCCGTGCCACCTCGATCACCGGCGCCGACCTGCAGGAGGCGCGCGACAAGGTGATGATGGGCACCGTGCGCACCTTGGCGATCCAGCCCGACGAGAAACACCGCCTTGCAGTGCACGAGGCCGGGCACACCGTGGCCGCCTTCTTCTCGCCCGGGGCCGATCCGCTCTACAAGGTGACGATCATCCCGCGCGGGCGCAGCCTTGGCGGCACGCATATGCTCGAGCGCGAGGAGCATCACACGCTGCCCGAGCGCTACCTGCGCACGCAGCTTGTCATCATGCTGGCCGGACGCGCGGCCGAGCGGCGGTTGCTCGGCTCGGTAAGCTCGGGGGCCGACGACGACATCAAGCGGGCCACCGGGCTCGCGCGCGCCATGGTCGCCCGCTGGGGCATGAGCGACACGATCGGCCCGGTGAACCTGCGCCAGAGCGAGGATCACCCCTTCCTCGGACAGTCCATGGCCCAGCCCCGCGAACACGCGGATGCCACCGCCGCCAAGGTCGATCAGGCGGTCTCGGACCTGCTGCTCCAATCCGAGGCCACCGCCTCGGATCTCATCGGTCAGCACGAAGACGGGATGCGCGCCCTGGTTGCGGCGCTCGAGGACAAGGAGATCCTCGGAATCGACGAGATCGAGGCCTGCCTGCGCCCGAAGGCCCGGACACGCCTCGTCCGCTGA
- a CDS encoding L-aspartate oxidase — MQSVTTGRVVIVGAGLAALYAALALAPRPVLLVSPEPLGEGASSAWAQGGVAAAMQAPDSPEAHAADTLRAGAGLVDEAVARAVTREARDHILALAGLGAPFDRDASGGWLLSREAAHRFARVVRVRGDRAGAEIMRALVARVQATPSVQVLEGMVASGLRTEVGRVTGVEVAPSAGGDPVALLGPACLLAGGGSGGLFALTTNPARICGQVAGLAARAGVVMADMEFVQFHPTAMDIGLDPAPLATEALRGEGAVLVNARGERFMQGLHPDLELAPRDIVARAVYAQSTAGLRPMLDTRAALGARIHEAFPAVAAACARAGLDPAKEPIPVAAAAHYHMGGIATDAAGRSSLAGLWACGEVASTGLHGANRLASNGLLEALVYARRCASDIAATLGPMPDAEPVALPEMRAGNAPDPALVMRLRRAMTAGAGVIRDAEGLSRALHEIAGVEAAQPDNLPLQNMTATATMICAAALMRRESCGAHFRSDAPPDPVAPGARNHLTLDDARQLRRSLRKEPA, encoded by the coding sequence TTGCAGAGCGTCACCACCGGCCGGGTGGTCATCGTCGGAGCGGGGCTTGCCGCGCTCTACGCGGCGCTGGCGCTGGCACCGCGACCGGTTCTGCTGGTGTCTCCCGAACCGCTGGGCGAGGGCGCAAGCTCGGCATGGGCACAAGGCGGCGTCGCCGCGGCGATGCAGGCCCCCGACAGCCCCGAGGCCCACGCCGCCGATACCCTGCGCGCAGGCGCCGGGCTCGTCGATGAAGCCGTCGCCCGTGCCGTCACCCGCGAGGCCCGCGACCACATCCTTGCCCTGGCCGGACTGGGGGCGCCCTTCGACCGGGACGCCTCGGGCGGATGGCTGCTCTCGCGCGAGGCGGCGCACCGTTTTGCCCGCGTCGTCCGGGTGCGTGGCGACCGGGCCGGGGCCGAGATCATGCGGGCGCTCGTGGCGCGGGTGCAGGCCACACCGTCGGTGCAGGTGCTCGAGGGGATGGTCGCCTCGGGCCTGCGCACGGAGGTGGGGCGCGTGACCGGGGTCGAGGTCGCGCCTTCGGCGGGCGGCGACCCGGTGGCGCTTCTGGGGCCCGCCTGCCTGCTGGCGGGTGGTGGTTCGGGCGGGCTGTTCGCGCTGACCACCAACCCTGCACGCATCTGCGGCCAGGTCGCCGGGCTGGCGGCCCGCGCCGGGGTCGTGATGGCCGACATGGAGTTCGTGCAGTTTCACCCCACCGCCATGGACATCGGGCTCGACCCGGCGCCGCTCGCGACCGAGGCGCTGCGCGGCGAGGGGGCGGTGCTGGTCAACGCCCGGGGCGAACGGTTCATGCAGGGGCTGCATCCGGATCTCGAGCTTGCACCCCGCGACATCGTCGCCCGTGCCGTCTACGCGCAGAGCACCGCCGGACTGCGCCCGATGCTCGACACCCGCGCGGCGCTCGGCGCGCGTATCCACGAGGCCTTTCCCGCGGTGGCCGCCGCCTGCGCGCGCGCCGGGCTCGACCCGGCGAAAGAGCCGATCCCGGTCGCCGCCGCCGCGCATTACCACATGGGCGGCATCGCCACCGATGCGGCGGGCCGCAGTTCGCTCGCCGGGCTCTGGGCCTGTGGCGAGGTCGCCTCGACCGGGCTGCACGGGGCGAACCGGCTGGCCTCGAACGGGCTGCTCGAGGCGCTGGTCTACGCCCGCCGCTGTGCCTCGGACATCGCCGCGACGCTGGGCCCGATGCCCGACGCGGAGCCGGTCGCGCTGCCTGAGATGCGCGCGGGCAACGCCCCCGACCCCGCGCTGGTGATGCGGCTGCGTCGTGCCATGACAGCGGGCGCCGGGGTGATCCGCGACGCCGAGGGGCTGTCGCGTGCGCTGCACGAGATCGCGGGGGTCGAAGCCGCCCAGCCGGACAACCTGCCGCTGCAGAACATGACCGCCACGGCGACCATGATCTGCGCCGCGGCCCTCATGCGCCGCGAAAGCTGCGGCGCCCATTTCCGGTCGGACGCGCCGCCCGATCCCGTCGCGCCCGGGGCGCGCAACCACCTGACCCTCGACGACGCAAGGCAGTTGCGCCGCAGCCTTCGGAAGGAACCCGCCTGA
- a CDS encoding carboxylate-amine ligase: MQTPEFTLGIEEEYLLVDRESLALHEAPQDLLDACRAELGDQVSREYLQCQIEIGTLPCTDIAAARDDLKRLRATISKLAARHGLAPIAASCHPLAHWKNQHHTDKDRYNDLRRDLGGVVQRLLICGMHVHVGLGDDTLRADLMRQASYFLPHLLALSTSSPFWQGQDTGLASYRISVFDNLPRTGLPPQFANWQDYRRSVQVLVDLGVIEDASKIWWDMRPSASFPTLETRIMDVQPRLEDALMLAALNQCILRMLWRLRRRNLRWRIYENVLIAENRWRAQRYGVTEGLIDFGAASITPFPQLVEELIALLEEDARALGCLPEIERAREVVARGTSASRQRAVAAAETGDDDARMRAVVGHLIDEFHDGL; this comes from the coding sequence ATGCAGACGCCGGAATTCACGCTCGGCATCGAGGAGGAGTATCTTCTCGTCGACCGCGAGAGCCTTGCCTTGCACGAAGCGCCGCAAGACCTGCTGGATGCCTGCCGCGCCGAGCTCGGCGACCAGGTCAGCCGCGAATACCTGCAATGCCAGATCGAGATCGGCACCTTGCCCTGCACCGACATCGCCGCTGCCCGCGACGACCTGAAGCGCCTGCGCGCGACGATCTCGAAACTTGCCGCGCGGCACGGGCTCGCCCCCATCGCTGCCTCCTGCCACCCGCTGGCGCACTGGAAGAACCAGCACCACACCGACAAGGACCGCTACAACGACCTGCGCCGCGATCTCGGCGGCGTGGTGCAGCGCCTGCTGATCTGCGGCATGCACGTGCACGTCGGCCTCGGAGACGACACGTTGCGCGCCGACCTGATGCGACAGGCGAGCTACTTCCTGCCGCATCTGCTGGCGCTCTCCACCTCCTCGCCGTTCTGGCAGGGGCAGGACACCGGCCTTGCCAGTTACCGGATCTCGGTCTTCGACAACCTGCCCCGCACCGGCCTGCCGCCGCAATTCGCCAACTGGCAGGACTACCGCCGCTCGGTGCAGGTGCTGGTCGACCTCGGCGTGATCGAGGACGCCTCGAAGATCTGGTGGGACATGCGCCCCTCGGCCAGCTTCCCCACGCTCGAGACCCGGATCATGGACGTGCAGCCCCGCCTCGAGGACGCGCTCATGCTCGCCGCGCTCAACCAGTGCATCCTGCGGATGCTCTGGCGGCTCCGGCGCCGCAACCTGCGCTGGCGTATCTACGAGAACGTCCTGATCGCCGAGAACCGCTGGCGCGCGCAGCGCTACGGTGTGACCGAGGGGCTGATCGACTTCGGCGCCGCCTCGATCACCCCCTTCCCGCAGCTCGTCGAAGAGCTGATCGCGCTTCTCGAGGAGGACGCACGGGCGCTCGGCTGCCTGCCCGAGATCGAGCGCGCCCGCGAGGTCGTCGCCCGGGGCACCTCCGCCAGCCGCCAGCGCGCGGTCGCCGCCGCCGAGACGGGAGACGATGACGCCCGCATGCGCGCGGTGGTCGGCCACCTCATCGACGAATTCCACGACGGGCTCTGA
- a CDS encoding acyl-CoA dehydrogenase family protein gives MDFGLSEEQTAIFDMAYGFGQEHVTPKAAEWETAGTIPRELWHEVGQLGLGGIYVSEDHGGSGLGRLDATLVFEALSMACPSVAAFLSIHNMCAKMLDLYGSEDLRARFLPKALTMETVFSYCLTEPGSGSDAAALRTRADAQGDAYRLEGTKAFISGGGYSDAYIVMARTGGDGPRGISAIVVEDGTPGLSFGGLEQKMGWKSQPTRQVQMDGCTVPRTNLLGDEGKGFRYAMAGLDGGRLNISACSLGAAQAALDATLAYMAERQAFGQSIDRFQALQFRLADMEIELQAARTFLRQAAWKLDQGSPDATKYCAMAKKFVTEAGSRVADQCLQLHGGYGYLADYGIEKIVRDLRVHQILEGTNEIMRLIVARSLVSG, from the coding sequence ATGGATTTTGGTCTGAGCGAGGAGCAGACGGCGATCTTCGACATGGCCTACGGCTTCGGACAGGAGCACGTGACGCCAAAGGCGGCGGAATGGGAGACCGCCGGCACCATCCCGAGGGAGCTCTGGCACGAGGTCGGCCAGCTCGGCCTCGGCGGCATCTACGTCAGTGAGGACCACGGCGGCTCCGGGCTCGGACGGCTCGACGCCACGCTGGTGTTCGAAGCGCTGTCCATGGCCTGCCCCTCGGTCGCGGCCTTCCTGTCGATCCACAACATGTGCGCCAAGATGCTCGACCTCTACGGCTCCGAGGATCTGCGCGCGCGGTTCCTGCCGAAGGCGCTGACCATGGAGACGGTGTTCTCCTACTGTCTGACCGAACCCGGGTCGGGCTCGGACGCGGCGGCGCTGCGCACCCGTGCCGACGCGCAGGGCGACGCCTACCGGCTCGAGGGCACCAAGGCCTTCATCTCCGGCGGCGGCTACTCCGATGCCTACATCGTCATGGCGCGCACCGGCGGCGACGGCCCGCGCGGAATCTCGGCCATCGTGGTCGAGGACGGCACGCCGGGGCTCTCCTTCGGCGGGCTCGAGCAGAAGATGGGCTGGAAATCCCAGCCCACCCGGCAGGTCCAGATGGACGGCTGCACCGTACCGCGCACGAACCTGCTCGGCGACGAGGGCAAGGGCTTCCGCTACGCCATGGCCGGGCTCGACGGAGGGCGGCTCAACATCTCGGCCTGCTCGCTCGGTGCGGCACAGGCGGCGCTCGACGCGACCCTCGCCTACATGGCCGAACGCCAGGCCTTCGGACAGAGCATCGACCGCTTCCAGGCGCTGCAGTTCCGTCTTGCCGACATGGAGATCGAGCTTCAGGCCGCCCGTACCTTCCTGCGACAGGCGGCGTGGAAACTCGACCAGGGCAGCCCGGACGCGACGAAATACTGCGCCATGGCCAAGAAATTCGTCACCGAGGCCGGATCGAGGGTGGCCGACCAGTGCCTGCAGCTCCATGGTGGCTACGGCTATCTCGCCGACTACGGCATCGAGAAGATCGTCCGCGACCTGCGGGTCCACCAGATCCTCGAGGGGACGAACGAAATCATGCGGCTCATCGTGGCGCGCAGCCTGGTCTCGGGCTGA
- a CDS encoding glycosyltransferase, translated as MKTCIVTSDYFVPGETFINRHIEHIFGGDTCVLAGRSNGTDPLGKPLFVRRAPLSPGDRLRAPFAMGWNAAVEGTGRLPFGDARARLAAWLRAERVEVILAEFGTQALVVAKLAQELGIPCFTYFRGTDASFALRSRQIVRAYRRMMPRLAGVFSVSRFLLDNLARHGVTHPNAHVVPSGVDIRRFTPGEKSPGSFLAVGRMVEKKAPQVTLRAFAAAARDRDAHLTMIGDGPLLETCRSLAKDLGIAPQVTFTGALPHDAVRDHLARTEVFLQHSVTAKNGNTEGLPTAIQEALACGCITLSTLHAGIPEAVEDSVNGLLVPEWDESAFADRIGQLLDMADRSAMTRAARDTAVARFDNARLLAKVETTIRDTLAARA; from the coding sequence ATGAAGACCTGCATCGTCACATCCGACTATTTCGTCCCGGGCGAGACCTTCATCAACCGCCACATCGAACACATCTTCGGTGGCGACACCTGCGTGCTCGCCGGCCGTAGCAACGGCACCGACCCGCTCGGCAAACCGCTGTTCGTGCGGCGCGCACCGCTCAGCCCCGGTGACCGGCTGCGTGCCCCCTTCGCCATGGGCTGGAATGCCGCCGTCGAGGGCACCGGCCGCCTGCCCTTCGGCGACGCCAGGGCCCGCCTCGCAGCCTGGCTGCGCGCTGAACGGGTCGAGGTCATCCTAGCCGAGTTCGGCACGCAGGCCCTCGTGGTCGCGAAGCTCGCGCAGGAGCTCGGCATCCCCTGCTTCACCTACTTCCGCGGCACCGACGCCAGCTTCGCGCTGCGCTCGCGCCAGATCGTGCGCGCCTACCGCCGCATGATGCCGCGGCTCGCCGGCGTGTTCTCGGTCTCGCGGTTCCTGCTCGACAACCTCGCGCGGCACGGCGTCACCCATCCCAACGCGCATGTCGTGCCCTCCGGCGTCGACATCCGCCGCTTCACCCCGGGCGAAAAAAGCCCCGGCTCCTTCCTCGCCGTCGGCCGCATGGTCGAGAAGAAGGCGCCCCAGGTCACGCTGCGCGCCTTCGCCGCAGCCGCCCGCGACCGCGACGCACATCTGACGATGATCGGCGACGGCCCCCTGCTCGAGACCTGCCGCAGCCTCGCCAAAGATCTCGGCATCGCACCGCAGGTCACCTTCACCGGCGCCCTGCCTCATGACGCCGTGCGCGATCACCTCGCCCGGACCGAGGTCTTCCTGCAGCATTCCGTTACCGCGAAGAACGGCAACACAGAAGGGCTGCCCACCGCCATCCAGGAAGCGCTGGCCTGCGGCTGCATCACCCTCTCGACCCTGCACGCCGGCATTCCGGAAGCGGTCGAGGACAGCGTCAACGGCCTGCTGGTGCCGGAATGGGACGAGAGCGCCTTCGCCGACCGCATCGGCCAGCTGCTCGACATGGCCGACCGCAGCGCCATGACCCGCGCCGCCCGCGACACCGCCGTCGCCCGCTTCGACAACGCAAGGCTCCTCGCCAAGGTCGAGACCACCATCCGCGACACCCTCGCCGCCCGCGCCTGA
- a CDS encoding formate/nitrite transporter family protein, with protein sequence MAKNNSKDDITDSKEQQDNIARNQGLSAVSVYGIVHQEGVDELNRPLSSLWWSGVAAGLGITASVTAEGILHGVFEGHPYREAIENLGYSVGFVLVILGRLQLFTENTLTAILPLLIQRTPQMLWCTARLWAIILVANFVGAFLAIAFAIWGGVIPDQHIEGMLAISRHFAEREPWAAFAHGVPAGFYVAAIVWMMPSARGGAAVLVIVMFTYLIAMGEFTHVIAGSAELFLLMLSGGIAPMQVASLLGATLVGNILGGTGLFALLAYGQVAREIPD encoded by the coding sequence ATGGCAAAGAACAACTCGAAGGACGACATCACCGACTCGAAGGAGCAACAGGACAACATTGCCCGGAACCAGGGTCTCAGCGCCGTTTCGGTCTACGGGATCGTCCACCAGGAGGGCGTGGACGAGCTGAACCGCCCGCTTTCGTCGCTCTGGTGGTCGGGGGTGGCGGCGGGCCTTGGCATCACCGCCTCGGTCACCGCCGAGGGCATCCTGCACGGCGTGTTCGAGGGGCACCCCTACCGCGAGGCGATAGAGAACCTCGGCTACTCGGTGGGCTTCGTGCTGGTGATCCTCGGACGGCTGCAACTGTTCACCGAGAACACGCTGACGGCGATCCTGCCGCTGCTGATCCAGCGCACCCCGCAGATGCTGTGGTGCACCGCGCGGCTCTGGGCGATCATCCTCGTGGCGAACTTCGTGGGCGCGTTCCTCGCCATCGCCTTCGCGATCTGGGGCGGGGTGATCCCCGACCAGCATATCGAGGGGATGCTCGCCATCTCGCGCCACTTCGCCGAGCGCGAACCCTGGGCCGCCTTCGCCCACGGGGTGCCAGCCGGGTTCTACGTGGCGGCAATCGTCTGGATGATGCCCTCGGCCCGTGGCGGCGCGGCGGTTCTGGTGATCGTGATGTTCACCTACCTGATCGCCATGGGCGAGTTCACCCACGTGATCGCCGGCTCTGCCGAGTTGTTCCTGCTGATGCTATCGGGCGGGATCGCGCCGATGCAGGTCGCTTCTCTGCTCGGCGCCACCCTGGTCGGCAACATCCTCGGGGGGACCGGGCTGTTCGCCCTGCTCGCCTACGGACAGGTGGCGCGCGAGATACCGGACTGA
- the mmsB gene encoding 3-hydroxyisobutyrate dehydrogenase has translation MKIAFIGLGNMGAPMAANLAKAGHTVTGFDVAGATAEGVAQAGSGPEAVAEAEVVITMLPNGAILRSVADEIIPAMAPGAVLLDCSTVDVDSARAVADQAAAAGLGALDAPVSGGIGGAAGGTLTFMVGGSEEAFAKAKPLFDIMGQKAVHCGPSGNGQAAKICNNMILGVTMIATCEAFALADKLGLSREAMFDVVSTSSGSSWSMNTYCPAPGVGPTSPADNGYKPGFAAELMLKDLGLSQQAAETADADTPMGQRALELYRSFVEDEGGKGRDFSAMLPRFSDRSRG, from the coding sequence ATGAAGATCGCATTCATCGGGCTCGGCAACATGGGCGCGCCCATGGCGGCCAATCTCGCAAAGGCCGGCCACACGGTGACCGGCTTCGACGTCGCCGGCGCCACCGCCGAGGGCGTCGCGCAGGCCGGCTCGGGCCCGGAGGCCGTGGCGGAGGCCGAGGTCGTCATCACCATGCTGCCCAACGGCGCCATCCTGCGCAGCGTTGCCGACGAGATCATCCCCGCCATGGCGCCCGGCGCGGTGCTGCTCGACTGCTCCACCGTGGACGTCGACAGCGCCCGCGCCGTGGCCGACCAGGCCGCGGCTGCGGGTCTCGGCGCACTCGACGCGCCGGTCTCGGGCGGCATCGGCGGAGCGGCCGGCGGCACGCTCACCTTCATGGTCGGCGGCTCGGAGGAGGCCTTTGCCAAGGCGAAACCGCTCTTCGACATCATGGGCCAGAAGGCCGTGCACTGCGGCCCCTCCGGCAACGGCCAGGCGGCGAAGATCTGCAACAACATGATCCTTGGCGTCACGATGATCGCCACCTGCGAGGCCTTCGCGCTGGCCGACAAGCTGGGCCTGTCGCGCGAGGCGATGTTCGACGTGGTCTCGACCTCGTCGGGTTCGTCGTGGTCGATGAACACCTACTGCCCGGCGCCCGGCGTGGGGCCGACCTCGCCCGCCGACAACGGCTACAAACCCGGGTTCGCGGCCGAACTGATGCTCAAGGATCTCGGCCTCTCGCAGCAGGCCGCCGAAACCGCCGACGCGGACACGCCCATGGGCCAGCGCGCGCTCGAGCTCTACCGCAGCTTCGTCGAGGACGAGGGCGGCAAGGGGCGCGATTTCTCGGCCATGCTGCCACGGTTCTCCGACAGGTCGCGCGGCTGA